The genomic stretch CCGGGCCAAAGGTATAGTTTTTCAACGTCCGCATCTGACTGCTACCGGGGAGGCCGCGATGGATAATAAAATCAAAGTTCTGGTTCCCGTCGATTTTTCCAAATACAGCCTCGAAACGATTGATTTTGCGTTAAAACTTCGTCAATGGTCTGACACAGAGTATTGCCTTCTTCATGTGGTTGTGCACGACGATTTCAACAATTTTGCCACCGAGGTTCCGCCGCTACCGCCAAGCTTACAGAAACGCCTGGAAGATGCCTCGGAGGAACTGAGCAAAGAGGTTGAGCGGCTGAAAAAGGAAAACCCGGGGCTTCGCGTGGAAGGCAAAGTCGTCTCCGGCTTCCCTTTCAAGGAGATCTGTCGCATT from Desulfuromonas sp. KJ2020 encodes the following:
- a CDS encoding universal stress protein, which produces MDNKIKVLVPVDFSKYSLETIDFALKLRQWSDTEYCLLHVVVHDDFNNFATEVPPLPPSLQKRLEDASEELSKEVERLKKENPGLRVEGKVVSGFPFKEICRIAEEEYFQLIVIGTHGRTGLAHLLIGSTAERVVQHAPCPVLSIKPRVL